The genomic stretch GCACGGCGCTGCCCTTGACCTTGGCCGCGACATGCGGGGCAATGCCCAGCGGCTCGAGCGCGGCGATGAACTCGGCGGTGTCGTACCCCCGGTCGGCCGCCAGCGTCGGCTTGTGCGCCGAATTGCCGGGCTTGATGCTGCGCCTGGCCATCACCAACGCCGCCTCACGCTCAGCGGTTCCGGTGGCGGTCGTAGTGTGGACATCGACGATCAGACCGTGACGATTCTCGGCCAACGCATGCGTGGTGTAGCTCAGGTACGCCACGCCGCCGCCCTTGCTGGCGAGCAGGGCCTGCGGGTCGGTGCGCGAGACGTGCGTCTTGTTCGAGCGCTTCTTGCCGCGAAAGTCCACCTCGGGGTTGCGTCCCTGATCCGGTCCGGGCGGCTCGTCGGAGCCGTCCCGGGCCATCATGCTCTTGTGCGAGGCCCACGCCCGCAACAGCGAGCCGTCGACACTGAAATGCTCGTCCGACACCAGCTCGGCCCATTCGGCGATCGCCACCACGCCACCGAAGAACTCGCGCATCACGCTCTCCTTGAGGAGCCGCTCGCGATTGGCGCTGAACGTCGAGTGATCCCAGACCGGCTCGTCCAGCGTCATGCCGACGAACCACCGGAACATCATGTTGAAATCGATATGCTCGACCAGCGCACGCTCCGAGCGAATCGAAAACAGACATTGCAACAGCGACGCCCGCAACAAGCGTTCCGGTGCAATCGACGGGCGGCCACCATCGGCATACAACGCATCGAATTGCGGCGACATCGTGCGCAGAACCATATCGGCCAGCGTTTTGATCCGGCGCAACGGATGATCCCGGTCAATGCGGTCTTCGATATTGACGTAGCTGAACAGGGCGTTCTGTTTATGGTCGATGCCGCGCATGAGAATAATCAGTTTCTTAATGCAGATGTAATTATATCAGCCTCACAACCCGCATGGATGCTGGAAAACCTATTAAATCAACATCCTGTTAATGGGGGCTCTCTATAAGGAGAGGCACTGGGATTATGTTCCAAAAGAAAGAAGAGACGAAAACTAACAACCGGCAGCACGCGGACCGCGCTACGCGCGGCCGGTGTGCCGGGCGTTAGGCAACCTACTTTCCCGAGATCATAAGATGACAGGCGTATCGTTCACTTGGCTATTGGTTACTACAATTGCGCTTTTCAGTCTTGTCGTATGCGCCCCGTCTGGCGCAAAGAATGCATTGAACTCAGTAATCTCAAAGGAGCTCTACTGGTCTGGTGCATATTTATCTCTAACCTCAGCCCTTCTTTCAATTTTAATTTGGATTTGGCAGATCCCTTTAGGGGCCGTACTCGGAGTAGCCTTTGAGCATTTCTTTAATGTAATTTTACCGACCTTTGTCTCAACAATATTCGGGGCCTTTCTCTGGATACTGCTTTCACTTGTGATTCAAAAGAAATTAAGGATTATTTTTACATTGCTATCCCTAGTGTATTGTTTGCTAATGACAGGCTTGAATTACATGCCTTTGTTACAAGCCACTGCCTATGAATTTTCACCTCTTGCTGGCAGCAGAGATGAGGCGGTAGACATTGTTGCATCTATATTGCTCTCCACGGCCATTGCAGTACTTAGCTACCTATACATGAAATATCGCAAATGCCTAACTAGTGGTTCAAGGCCGCTCGCTTCGCTCACTCGGGACGGGCTAAAGCCCGCCCCTTAACCAAACGTTGGACCACGCGATAGACCTCTGCTCAAGGCATCCATCGAGGGCGATAAGGTATGAGAGCAATCGTGTATGAACGATATGGGCCGCCCGACGTTCTTCAGTTGAGGGAGGTCGAAAAACCCGCGCCCAAGAACAACGAAGTCCTGATAAAGATTCATGCGACCACGGTCACATCAGGCGATTGGAGGGTGCGAAGCCTCAATGTGCCTGCCGGCTTCGGGCTCATCATGCGTTTGGTATTTGGTGTGTCGAAACCCAGACAGCCGATACTTGGGTCGGAGTTGGCCGGGGTCATTGAGTCGGTCGGCAAGGACGTGAGGAACTTCAAGATCGGCGACGAGGTGTTTGCATTCAGCGATGCCGCCATGGGGTGTCATGCCGAGTACAAATGCATGCCGCAAGACGGTGCTGTGGTACTCAAGCCGCCCAGCTTGTCCTACGACGAAGCCGCCGCGCTGTCTTTTGGCGGAACGACGGCGTTGGATTTCTTGCGAAGAGGAGAGCTTCAACGCGGGGAAAGAATACTGGTCAATGGTGCTTCCGGAGGCGTAGGCACCGCTGTGGTACAGCTTGCCAGGCACTTCGGCGCAGAGGTGACCGGGGTGTGCAGCACCGCGAACATGGCGTTGGTCAGATCGCTGGGCGCCAGCCATGTTGTTGACTACACCAAAGAGGATTTCACGGAGAATGGTGAGGCCTATGATGTCATTGTCGATACCGTCGGCACGGCGCCATTCTCCCGCAGCAAGGCTTCGTTGAAAGAAGGAGGACGCCTTCTTTTGGTATTGGCTGGACTGCCCGAAATGCTTCGAGCTCCATGGGTGTCGATGACGAGCAGCAAGAAGGTCCTTGCCGGGCCAGTCTCTGTACGTACGGAAGATTTGCGTTTTCTCGCGGGGTTGGCCCAGGCGGGAGAATTCAAACCGGTTATTGATCGGCGCTATCCGTTCGAGCAGATCGCCGAGGCCCACCGCTACGTCGATACCGGACGCAAGAAGGGAAATGTCGTCATCACTCTGGAGCATGACGATTGAACCCTAGAGCGGATCAAAGGGGTCAGAGTCGTTCGATTGCGGAGAACGACAGCTCACCTGAGGCGGCCGGATCGCATTAGCACGGCCTCGTTCGCGACAGGTCCGCGCTTGTTCCCGACGGAACATCACTCGCACTACGCATCGGAAAGTTTTCCCCACTGACGCTAGACTTCGAGAACCCTCAATAAGGATTCCCCAATGAAACGCGCCATCGCCTCCCTCGCATTGCTCTGCCTTTCCCCAGTAGCCCTCTCTGCCGAGACCTTTCGCGCAGACGTCTGGGCCGACAACTGGTTTGAGATGCGGATCAACGGGGTGCAAGTCGCGGAGGACAGCGTGCCCATTACGACCGAGCGCTCGTTCAATGCCGAGCGCTTTGAGTTCGTTGCCACGCGGCCTTTCGTCATCGGCCTTGTGGCCAAGGACTTCAAGGAGAACGACTCCGGTCTGGAATATATCGGCACCCGGCGGCAGCAGATGGGGGACGGGGGCGTTATCGTGCAGATCAAGGATGCTTCGGGGGCGACGGTCGCAGTCAGCAACGCGGCGTGGCGCTGTCTGGTTGTTCACAGCGCACCACTGGACAAGTCCTGCGCACGCGAGGCAAACCCCGTTGCGGGCGAAGGGGCGTGCGCTTTTGAGGTGAAAGGGGTGCCCGATGGCTGGGATCGAGCCGGCTTTGACGCATCGGGCTGGCCGCAGGCGAGCGTCTATTCCGAAAGCGACGTCAGGCCGAAGGACGGCTATGACCGAATCGACTGGGTAAGCGAGGCCAGGCTGATCTGGGGGCCCGATCTTGAGCAAAGCAACACGGTGCTCTGCCGCCTGGTGGTCGAGTGAAACTGGTGAGGTCAGCGGCCGTTGCTCGCGAGCTTGTTGTGCGTGGCCAGCAGGGCACGATAGCTGTGGAGATCGGAAGCGTGGGACAGTATCAGCCTGTCAGTCCGGTATATTTCGAGGAGCTGGCGGCCGCGGGGGGTGTTTTCCACCTTCAATGCAGCTGCGATCAGCGCCTCCCGGTTTTCGGTGCTTACGCTTGAGCTGAACAGGCCGATGTTGTCCCTGTAATCTTCAAAGGAATAAGCATCGAGCACTTGCAGGTGCGTCCTGATCTGCGGGTTCAGCTCGGCGGCGACCTCGAACGCATTGCGCGTGATCAGCGCGGCATCGCATTGATTGAAGAACAGCTTCAGCACCAGCGCGTTGGCGTTTTTCTGTGTTGATAGGGCTTCAAGCTGCGACGGGGAAACACCGCTGCTCCTGAGCAGGGTGTTGAGGTAGATTTCGCTCAGCTCGTCGCGCTCGCGCAACTGCACGCGTCGCCCCGCCAGGTCTCTCGGGGTCTTGATTCCGGCATCGCGCCGGACCACCAGGATGAGGGCGTCGTTTGGTGCGCCTGCGCCGGTAAAACCACCCGCCAGATCCTCGTCGGAGAAGTGTTGCACGAGCCCCATTGGCGTGCCGACGATGTAATTGACCTTGCCCGCGACAACGTCACGTTTCAAGTCGCTCAGGTCGTCGTAGAGCTGGATGGGTTTGATCGTTACGCCCGCCTTGTTTGCAATCTCTTCGACCCAGAAACGCACGGTAATCTCGACGTCCTTGCGCGGAATGTCGCGGATTGCCTGCATGTACACACCGGTTGCCAGCAAGGGTGGTGCTGCGTGCGCGACAGTCGGTGCGATGCACAGGAAGAGGACGCCAAGCCAGCGTCTGCATGTATTCAAGCTGATCATGTCTGTCACTTTCGCGTCGTGCCCCATGCTTTTGACGACCCTCCCGCGGAGCCGGGCAGCATCTGATGCTTCGGGAAGCCCTGGGTGTTCATGTTCATCGATGTGTTCCGCGTCCGGCTGCGGCGCGCTGATACCGTTGAGGGACTCGGGAAAGCGGCAGTCGATGCGCTGGTCATCATACGTTATCGCATTCTGGATCCAAGGGGGCAGCGTCGATTGATTGCGCGTGCCCAGTGCCTGTTGCGACCATTTGCCCGGTTTTCCGTCTATACAGGAGCATCGGGCACGATGCGTCACTCAACCTTGACGGGAGTCTCAAATGAAACGCTTTCACGTACACCTTGCGGTCGACGATCTCGCGACAAGCATCGCCTTCTACAGCAGGCTTTTCGGGCAAAGCCCGTCGAAGCAGCAGCAGGACTACGCGAAGTGGATGCTCGATGATCCACGCCTGAACTTCGCCATCTCTGCGCGGGGGCACGCGACCGGCCTTAACCACTTTGGCATGCAAACCGATTCCCCGGAAGAACTGGCGGGCCTCAAGGCGCTGGCCGACGATGCCTCTGGCGGCATGACGCTGGATCAGGGCGAGGCGAACTGCTGCTACGCCAGGAGCGAGAAGCACTGGACGGTCGACCCTCAGGGGGTGGCGTGGGAGCACTTTTTCACGATGGGTGACATCGCGACCTATGGCGAAGACGCTGCAGTGCAAGTGGGCGCGTGCTGTGCCCCCTCGGATGCGCCGGATGCCGCCGCAACGCAAGCGTCTGCTGCCTGCTGCGTGCCGGGTGTGGCGGGGCGGAATCAGGATTCGTGTTGCCGCTGAGAGCGCAGAACCATGCAAGCGGCAGATGACGACCTCGGCGCGGCTTTTGCCCGCTTGCGGCAAAGCCTGCGCAGCTATCTGCGCCGGCGTGTTCCCGACCCCGCGCAGGCAGAGGACTTGCTGCAGGATGTTTTCGTGAAGGCACTCGCGTCACAGCAGGCCGGACGTCACATCGACAACCTGACGGGATGGCTCTATGCCGCCGCTCGAACGGCGGTTGCAGACCACTACCGCAGCGCAGGCGTTTCGATGGAGGCGCTCGACGACGAGATGCCCAGTGCCGAGCTCGACGACATGCGAATGCATCAGGCGCTTTCGGCCTGCCTGCGCCCTTTCGTGGATCAGCTTGCGCCGCGCTACCGGGAGGCGCTGATCGCGACCGACTTCGAGGGTGAAACGATGCGCTCGGTCGCCGAGAGGCAGGGCGTGTCGGTGTCTGCGATCAAGAGCCGGGTTGCGCGTGCGCGTGCGATGCTCAAGGACAAGGTGCTGGCATGCTGTCATGTCGAGATCACCGACGCCACGGTCAGTGATTACCATCGTATTTCGTCGTCGAGCTGCGGCGGGAAATGCACGTGAGCACCGGGCCCGGCCCTTCGCGTGCCTGCGTTGAATGGGCACATAAGGAGATGCGCAAATGGTGATCGTTGCAGGCCATCTCATCCTGAAAAACGGGGCCCGGGATCGGTTTCTCGCGGCCTCGGAGCCCGCTGTCCGACTGGCGCGATGTGCGACCGGATGTCGCGATTTCGCGGTGTCTGCAGACCTCATTGACCCGAATCGAATCAACGTCTATGAAGAATGGGAAACACGGGACGATCTGACCCGGTTCCGCGAATCAGGGCCCGACGCGGCCCTCATGGATTCGATCGTCGAGGTTCGTGTAAGGGAGTTCGTCGTCGCCGACGCAGATGGCAGGGGCTGAGCCGCGACCCGATCAAAGCAGGTGACAAATCGTGTACAGGACGATGCGATGAGACTTCTTGCGCTGTGTTTTGCGTTGTGGTGTTCGTCGCTGTCTTTTGCTGCGGGCCTGGTTCACAGGGATGCGCTGAACGGCAGGGTGTCGATTCTTGCGCCGGAGAATTTCGGTCCGATGCCGGCGAAGCTGCTGGAACTGAAGTATCCGAGCTCAAGACGACCGACCGAGGTGCTGAGTGACGACACCGGGCGGGTGACGCTGGCGTTCAACCATACGAACAACGCCTTGCAGCCGCACGAGTTGAAAGAGGCGCATGTCGTGCTCTCGCAATCCTTTCACAACCTCTACCCCTCGGCGGAGTGGATCAGGGATGAAGTCATCGAGCAGAACGGAAGCGTATTCATTGTCTTCGAGATGATTACGCCGGCAATCGACACGAAGATTCACAACATCATGTACGCGACGTCGGTCAGCGGCCGAATGCTGATGGTCGCGTTCAATACGACCACGGATTACTCGAAGAAGTGGCTGCCCACGGGCAAGGCGATCATGTCCTCGCTTCGGGTGAAGCCTCAATGAGTTCGTGTTCTGGCGGGCGGGTTCCAACGTCGATCAGTGGGGTCTGATCGCATTGATCGACCCTGTGGATTCCTTGATTCGCTGGGGTCAGGACGCAGCACGATTCAGAGAAGGTATGACAAGGAAAGTCTTCTGGGATGACCCGTACGCGGTCTCGCATCAAACCTGTGTGTCGTCGGTGAAGGGCGGTGATATCGAACTGGCGTCGACAATCTTCTTTGCCTTTTCGGGTGGGCAAGAGAGCGACCACGGTTTGATTGCAGGTCACCCGGTGCTCGCGGCACGGAAGGAGGGGGCGCGGATTGTCTATACGCTGCCGCCGTCTCACGGGCTGCAGGTTGGTCAGCCCGTGCACGTCGAGATCGAATGGGAACGGCGCTATCGACTGATGCGCCTGCATTTTGCAGCAGAGCTGGTTCTTGAGCTGTTCTACAGAGCGCTGGATGGCGTGGGCAAGGTGGGGGCTCACATCGCGCCGGATAAAGCCCGGATCGATTTTGCGTGGCCTGAGAACATCGCTCCACGCCTTCCCGATTTTTCCGACATGGCGAACCGGATCATCTCGTCGAACCGGGAGATCGCGACCGGCTTCGATGATGTTCCGAATGAAAGAAGGTACTGGGAGATCCAGGGCTTCTCCCGCGTCCCGTGTGGCGGCACTCACGTTCGATCAACAGGAGAGGTCGGCCAGATCAGACTCAGGCGAAATAACATTGGCAAGGGAAAAGAGCGGGTGGAGATCTTTCTGTGCGAGCCGTGAAGAGTTCATCGGTGCTGTTGTTTGATGTCCTCTATTCAATCGGAGTGTGCCCCGTCCGTTCGTTCAAACCCGCACCCAAGAGCGGGGCTTGACTCCAGGGCTGGGCGTCTTACGGCAGATGCCGTTGCTTTCCGACGCCCCTGGGGATGCGGTGTTTCTCCTGCGCAAAGGAAACGGGGCCTGGGGCGGGCTTACGAGATTGCCGTATTCGATGGCCCTGGGCGGAATGTGACGTCTATGCCGTGCTCGCTGAGGCGACGATAGAGTGTGGAGCGTGAGATGCCGAGAAAGCGGCTGGCGGCGCTGACGCACCAGCTGGTGCGTTGCATTGCGTTGAGGATGACGTCCCGTTCGGAGCTCTGACCGGTGACGACATGCCCGTGGAGCTGAGCCCGCCGCCGATCTGGCACGCCGTCGGATACCTCGTTCTGGAAGCTCTCTGGCAGGTGCGCCCATATCATTTCTGCCTGCGGGCAGACTGCAATCGCGTAACGCAGCACATTGCGCAACTCGCGGATGTTGCCCGGCCACCGGTGCTCGACCAAACCGGCCAGCACATCCGACGACATGGTCAAGTGACGGCCCGCTGTTTTGCATTCTTCGGCAAACACACCGCGAATCAGTTCGGCGATATCCTTGCGCTCCCTCAGGGGTGGCAGTTTGACGGTCGCTGCGTTCAGGCGATAGTAGAGGTCTTCGCGGAAGCGCCCCTCGCGCACCATTGCGCCCAGATCACGGTGGGTCGCGCAGATTACCGAGATATCCACCATCTGCGGCTTGGAGGCGCCCAGCGCCAGCACCTCGCCTTCGGCCAGCACCCGCAGCAGGCGCGTCTGCAGCGCCAGCGGCATGTCGCCGATTTCATCCAGAAACAGCATGCCGCCGTCGGCTTGTGCAATCTTTCCGACGCAACCCTTTGAGTGTGCGCCGGTAAAAGCGCCCCCCCGGTAACCGAAGAGCTCGCTCTCGATCAGGGTTTCGGGAATCGCAGCGCAGTTGATGGCGACAAAGGGCTGATCATGTCGCTGGCTGCGTGAATGAATTTTCTTCGCTGTGAATTCCTTTCCAGAGCCGGTCTCGCCGAGCAACAGGATCGGGACCTTGCCATTGACGAGCAGCTCGAGCCGATGCTCCCCCTCAATGCCCATCTCGTCGTTATCCGCTCTCGACCGGGTGTCCGGCCTGGCTGCGGCCAGTAATGACCGGTGGACTGGTGCTTTTCTGGGGGCTCTGATCAGTGCGGTAAGCCGCTCATTCTTGCTGCCCACATCCAGACTCATAGGCGTGCCGGGATGGGCCCGCGCGAAATCCACCAGGCCGTCCACGGAGCGATGAAGGATTTCGTCCACGAAGTACGCCCCGTTGCCGAGGCGATGTTTCAAGCGGCGGCTCACGCCGACGACGCGTCCGCCTTCGTCAAAGGCGATCAGATCGTCGGGGTCGGCGCCCCAGTCGTCGAGTTGCCGTTTCACGCTGACGATCCAGTGGTCGGCGAAATGCGACATGAACATGGATTGTTCAATCCGCGCCGCAGTCTGCAGGGTAAGCCGGTAGGCCAGGGATTGGCCGAGTTTCTGCGCGTCCTCGGTGCAGGCAGTTGCATTGAGCACACCGAGCAATTGCTGTTCGGGGCCGAACAAGGGCACGGCGGAGCAGCTGATGCCATGGTTCCGGACCAGAAAGTGCTGATCGCCGTGAACAAGTACGGGTTCGCCATCGGCCAGGGCTGTGCCCACGCCGCAGGTGCCCTGAGTGTCCTCGGACCAGCAGGCCCCTGCGCGTAGCCCGGCGGAGGTGAATTCGACCGCGCGCTGTCCCGTGGCACGCACCTCGAGCGTGGCTCCGCTCGCATCGGTCAGCAGCAGGCAGTAGCCCAGATCGCCCAGCTGGCGATGCAACCAATCGACGCCCGGCACCGCCACCCTTAACAACGCCTCGTTGCGTTCCTTGAGTCGGGACAGCTGCGAACCGGAAAGAACATTGTCAGCAGCACGACTCCGTGCGTCGAGTCGATAGCTCTCGAGCGATCGCCGTCGTGACCGGGCCAGCCGCGCCATCAGATTGGCAGGTGCCGGACTTGCGAAGTCACGGCCATCCCAGACTGCGCCAGAAAACGCGTTCGTCATTCTTGTCTCCCCGCTTCGGTCGCTGGATCTTGGCCAGGACCGTTATGTTTGTTTTGAATTATCGCTCGGTATATTAGGTAGCACCCTCAGTCGTCGCAAGTTGTGATTCTTCATGGCGCACCTTCATCGCGTCCGACGGAAAAAGGGCGACCGTGCGTACACGGCCGCCAAGGGATGTTTCAGTGAGACTTCGGTCCTTGATCTGCTCGGGCCTTAGCCGTGCTGCATGTACACCACCTGCGTTTCGGTGTATTCGAGCAGGCCATGTTTGCCATCAGCTCCGCCGACGCCAGAATGCCGCCGTCCTGCGTGGAAGCCCTGCATGGCTTCGAAGTGCTCTCGATTGACGTAGGTTTCACCGAAACGCAGCCCGTTGCACGCGGCCATGGCTTCCTTCAGATCTCTGGTGAAGATCGACGAGGTCAGGCCGAACTCGGAGTCGTTGGACAGAGCGATCGCCTCGTCGAGGCTGTCGACAACCTGGATCGGCAGCACCGGACCAAAGATCTCCGCACGCATGATCTCCATGTCATGACGGCAGTTGATCATCACCGTCGGCAAATAGTGATAACCCTGGTCGCCCGGCGCGACGCTGCCGCCGAGGATCACTTCAGCGCCGGCGCCGCGTGCGCGCTCGACCATTGCCGCGACCTTGTCCAGCCCCTGGCGGTTGACCAGCGGCCCCATATGAACCGTCGGGTCTGCCAGGGGGTCGCCGTAACGCACTTCTGCCATGCGTGCCGTCACCTTCTCGATGAACGCGTTCGCTACCGCGCGCTCCACATAAACCCGCTCCGCGCAATTGCACACCTGCCCGGTGTTGATCACTCGCGAGTCGCAGATGGCCTTGGCCGCCATGTCGAGATCCGCCTGGGCGGTCACGATGGCCGGGGCCTTGCCACCCAGCTCGAGGTTGAGGCGCGTCAGGTTCGGGGCGGCTGCCGCCATGATGCGCTTGCCGGTGGCGACGCTGCCGGTGAAGCTGATCATGTTGACCATGGGCGACTCGGACAGGTGCGCGCCGGCGCCTGCGCCATTTCCGCCGACCAGGTTGAACACGCCCGGCGGCAGCTCGGCCTGCGCGACCAGGCGGGCGAAGTCGTAGGCGTTGATCGGCGTCTCTTCGCTGGGCTTGATCACGATGGTGTTGCCGGTGATGAGCGCCGGTGCCATCTTTCGCGCAATGAGGAAGAAGGGGAAGTTCCAGGGCAGGATGCCGGCAGTCACGCCGATCGCGCGCCGCATCAGGAAGATGCTTTCGCCGGCGCGGTCACTGGGGATCACCTCGCCCTCGATGCGGCGCGCCCACTCGGCCATGTAGTCGATGTAGTCGGCGGTGAAGGCGACTTCCACCTGCGCCAGTCCGAGCACCTTGCCCTGTTCGCGGGTGATGGTGTCGGCCAGGGCGGCGGCGTTGGCGCGGATGAGGGTGGCGATCTTGCGCAGGTAGCCCGCGCGCTGGATCGCGGGCAGCGCCTCCCAGGACGGCTGTGCGCGTTTCGCCGCCAGCAGTGCCTCGTCCACGACGGCCTGGTCGGACAGCGGGACGCGGGCCAGCAGCTCGTTGTTGGCGGGATTGCGCACGTCGATGTGTTCCAGACCGTCGCCGCTGACGAAGCGGCCGTCGATGAAGTTTTCGAGTTGTCTTGTCATTTGTGTCTCCAGAGAAATGGGTGTGGCATGTCGGCTTACATGAATGCTTGGGTGGGGGCGGATACGGGCCGGATGCAGGCCGGACTCAGGCCGCTCGTGCCAGGCGCTTGCCGACCTGCTCCGAGGCAAGTCCGAAGAAGACGCCGAGGCACCAGGTGAGGCAAACAAAGAGTGCGCTGGTGTCGAGCTTGGCACCCGAGCCAAAGAAGCACGCGGCGCCCATGAAGGCGGCGGGGGTGTAGGCCAGCGCGGTGATGTCGGCCATCGCCACCAGCAGGAAAGCCAGGATGGCCACCAGCACGATCAGCGTTGGCAGTCCGCCACCGAGCGCGTCGACGCCGAACAGCGTGAGCGCTGTCAGCACCGCACCCGCCAGGCCCGCCGCGACCGATTTGCGCACCCCGTCGGCACCGCCGCCGGCCGCGAAGAAGGCCGCCCAGGCAACGAAGCCGATCCAGGGGACGAAACGGAACTCGGGGTTACCGACGCTCAGGTAGACCCACACGGCCACCAGCAGTGCAATGCTCAGGGCAAGGGCATGTAGCAGTTTCATGACTGTTTCCTTTGTTGTGTTCTGCAACGGGCCGGCGAACCGGTCCGTCTCGATCAGAGTCTGGGCAACAGGACCTCTCGACCCGCCGGGTGGGCGGGCCGGGAGTACCCGTCAGAACGGGGTGCGGCTTATTTGGCGAGTTTGAACACCATCACGACGCCGCCCTGGGGAACGACGGTCTTGTGCGGCAGCACGGCGTCGAAGGCGCCCTGCATGCGCTGGGCATCGACGCCCCAGCCGGCCTGCACGGCGATGTACTGCTCGCCGTCGACCTCGAAGCTGGACGGCACGCCGGTGACACCCGACGGAGCCGGGTACTGCCACAGCATCTTGCCGTTGCTCGCGTCGAAGGCGCGGAACATGCGGTCGTTGGTGCCGCCACCGAAGACGAGGTTGCCGGCCGTGGTCAGCAGCGGCCCCCAGTTCATCTCGGGGTAAGTGTGGGTCCAGACCTTCTTGCCAGTCTTCAGGTCCCAGGCCTGGACTTCACCCACCGACTGCCGCGACTCCTCTGTCATGCGCACGTTGGTGAGCACGTTCTGCAAGGACACGCCCAGATAGAGCTGGCCTTTCTGGTACTTGGTCGGCTCTCCAGTGAGTTCGGAGCACAGGTGGTTGTTGGCGGGGATGTAGAGCAGCCCGG from Parazoarcus communis encodes the following:
- a CDS encoding IS5 family transposase encodes the protein MRGIDHKQNALFSYVNIEDRIDRDHPLRRIKTLADMVLRTMSPQFDALYADGGRPSIAPERLLRASLLQCLFSIRSERALVEHIDFNMMFRWFVGMTLDEPVWDHSTFSANRERLLKESVMREFFGGVVAIAEWAELVSDEHFSVDGSLLRAWASHKSMMARDGSDEPPGPDQGRNPEVDFRGKKRSNKTHVSRTDPQALLASKGGGVAYLSYTTHALAENRHGLIVDVHTTTATGTAEREAALVMARRSIKPGNSAHKPTLAADRGYDTAEFIAALEPLGIAPHVAAKVKGSAVPNEVKSSPGYAVSLRRRKMIEEAFGWAKDIGTLRHAMARGLDRIRAHALLNFSAYNLTRLGNLLAP
- a CDS encoding NAD(P)-dependent alcohol dehydrogenase — protein: MRAIVYERYGPPDVLQLREVEKPAPKNNEVLIKIHATTVTSGDWRVRSLNVPAGFGLIMRLVFGVSKPRQPILGSELAGVIESVGKDVRNFKIGDEVFAFSDAAMGCHAEYKCMPQDGAVVLKPPSLSYDEAAALSFGGTTALDFLRRGELQRGERILVNGASGGVGTAVVQLARHFGAEVTGVCSTANMALVRSLGASHVVDYTKEDFTENGEAYDVIVDTVGTAPFSRSKASLKEGGRLLLVLAGLPEMLRAPWVSMTSSKKVLAGPVSVRTEDLRFLAGLAQAGEFKPVIDRRYPFEQIAEAHRYVDTGRKKGNVVITLEHDD
- a CDS encoding PEBP family protein is translated as MKRAIASLALLCLSPVALSAETFRADVWADNWFEMRINGVQVAEDSVPITTERSFNAERFEFVATRPFVIGLVAKDFKENDSGLEYIGTRRQQMGDGGVIVQIKDASGATVAVSNAAWRCLVVHSAPLDKSCAREANPVAGEGACAFEVKGVPDGWDRAGFDASGWPQASVYSESDVRPKDGYDRIDWVSEARLIWGPDLEQSNTVLCRLVVE
- a CDS encoding PhnD/SsuA/transferrin family substrate-binding protein codes for the protein MTHRARCSCIDGKPGKWSQQALGTRNQSTLPPWIQNAITYDDQRIDCRFPESLNGISAPQPDAEHIDEHEHPGLPEASDAARLRGRVVKSMGHDAKVTDMISLNTCRRWLGVLFLCIAPTVAHAAPPLLATGVYMQAIRDIPRKDVEITVRFWVEEIANKAGVTIKPIQLYDDLSDLKRDVVAGKVNYIVGTPMGLVQHFSDEDLAGGFTGAGAPNDALILVVRRDAGIKTPRDLAGRRVQLRERDELSEIYLNTLLRSSGVSPSQLEALSTQKNANALVLKLFFNQCDAALITRNAFEVAAELNPQIRTHLQVLDAYSFEDYRDNIGLFSSSVSTENREALIAAALKVENTPRGRQLLEIYRTDRLILSHASDLHSYRALLATHNKLASNGR
- a CDS encoding ArsI/CadI family heavy metal resistance metalloenzyme, whose translation is MKRFHVHLAVDDLATSIAFYSRLFGQSPSKQQQDYAKWMLDDPRLNFAISARGHATGLNHFGMQTDSPEELAGLKALADDASGGMTLDQGEANCCYARSEKHWTVDPQGVAWEHFFTMGDIATYGEDAAVQVGACCAPSDAPDAAATQASAACCVPGVAGRNQDSCCR
- a CDS encoding sigma-70 family RNA polymerase sigma factor; this translates as MQAADDDLGAAFARLRQSLRSYLRRRVPDPAQAEDLLQDVFVKALASQQAGRHIDNLTGWLYAAARTAVADHYRSAGVSMEALDDEMPSAELDDMRMHQALSACLRPFVDQLAPRYREALIATDFEGETMRSVAERQGVSVSAIKSRVARARAMLKDKVLACCHVEITDATVSDYHRISSSSCGGKCT
- a CDS encoding putative quinol monooxygenase, with amino-acid sequence MVIVAGHLILKNGARDRFLAASEPAVRLARCATGCRDFAVSADLIDPNRINVYEEWETRDDLTRFRESGPDAALMDSIVEVRVREFVVADADGRG
- a CDS encoding alanyl-tRNA editing protein produces the protein MTRKVFWDDPYAVSHQTCVSSVKGGDIELASTIFFAFSGGQESDHGLIAGHPVLAARKEGARIVYTLPPSHGLQVGQPVHVEIEWERRYRLMRLHFAAELVLELFYRALDGVGKVGAHIAPDKARIDFAWPENIAPRLPDFSDMANRIISSNREIATGFDDVPNERRYWEIQGFSRVPCGGTHVRSTGEVGQIRLRRNNIGKGKERVEIFLCEP
- a CDS encoding sigma-54-dependent Fis family transcriptional regulator, coding for MTNAFSGAVWDGRDFASPAPANLMARLARSRRRSLESYRLDARSRAADNVLSGSQLSRLKERNEALLRVAVPGVDWLHRQLGDLGYCLLLTDASGATLEVRATGQRAVEFTSAGLRAGACWSEDTQGTCGVGTALADGEPVLVHGDQHFLVRNHGISCSAVPLFGPEQQLLGVLNATACTEDAQKLGQSLAYRLTLQTAARIEQSMFMSHFADHWIVSVKRQLDDWGADPDDLIAFDEGGRVVGVSRRLKHRLGNGAYFVDEILHRSVDGLVDFARAHPGTPMSLDVGSKNERLTALIRAPRKAPVHRSLLAAARPDTRSRADNDEMGIEGEHRLELLVNGKVPILLLGETGSGKEFTAKKIHSRSQRHDQPFVAINCAAIPETLIESELFGYRGGAFTGAHSKGCVGKIAQADGGMLFLDEIGDMPLALQTRLLRVLAEGEVLALGASKPQMVDISVICATHRDLGAMVREGRFREDLYYRLNAATVKLPPLRERKDIAELIRGVFAEECKTAGRHLTMSSDVLAGLVEHRWPGNIRELRNVLRYAIAVCPQAEMIWAHLPESFQNEVSDGVPDRRRAQLHGHVVTGQSSERDVILNAMQRTSWCVSAASRFLGISRSTLYRRLSEHGIDVTFRPGPSNTAIS